TAGGACCTGGGAGGGGGGAGGGCGGCGACGGCGCGGTTGATGGCGGCGACGGTCCCGTCGGTGCTGCCGTCATCGATGATGATGTGCTCGACGGCGATGCGTCCACAGGTCACTGAGGCAGCGACCGAGGCGATGCATGCGGCGATGTGGTCAGCACCATTGTAGACGGGGGTGATCACTGACACACGCGGTACGGTCATATCTGTGCATTTCATCTTATTTGATAATTCTGAGGCGTGGATGGTCTTGGGTCGTCATTGTAGTAGATCGGATGTGAATGACGAAGGTCTCGCTCCGCCTAACTCCTGTTTAGGCTGACCTGGATAAAACCGGTCCTGGTCGGCCTAAGACGAAACCGCCGGCGGCGATCAGGCACGGCAACCGCTTTGATTGTAACAACTTTCCCCATGTCCACCAACTTTCCTCCCAGTTCTAGCCCGACCGGTCAGGGTGGACTAGTTAGCTTGCTGGGATTGACCATTGTAAGCATTGTGGCCGCTGATAACAAGCTCGAACTGGTGATCCAGGTGGATGCCGCCGGAGCGAATGCTTCGATCAAGAGCGTCAATACCAGTCTGTCCGGTCTTGAAAAGACCGCCGTGTCTTCCGCGAAGGGCGCGTCCAAGGGGATCGACGGGATGAAACTGAGCATGACCAAGGCCGTCGTTGCCGGCAACGCCATCTACGATGTGGCGAAGAGAGCCGTTGCTGCCCTGAAAGACTTCACCCTCGGCGCGATTCAAACCCCAAGACGAGATGGGCAAGGCCGCTCAAAAGCTCGGCCCGACCGTGAGGGAATTTTCTGAACTGCGGGGCATAGACTAACTGTCCGGGGCGGAGCTTTCCGGGATTGAGGTCGTGCAATTGGGCACGGTGATCGGGATTCTCTCCAAGAACATGCTGGCGGCGCGACGTTCGTCGTGTGCAACGAAATTCCCGCCTGGTCCGTCAAAGGTCTGTAGTGGAGCACGCCTTTCATTTGGGTTGGCGTCTGGGGTGGCTGCGGGAGACCGGATGGCGGTTGGACAGCGGGCCAGGGGTGTGAGACTTTTGTGGCCTCTCTGGATCACGTCTCTGGATCACATCTAGGGACGGACAGCGGTTTAAGAATTTAGGTATCAGGCATAGCGTATCAGGATGGTTTCGTAGCATGACATTCACCAAGTTACTCGAGCGCGCGGGCCGCGGGCCTGCTTTCACATGGATACTGGCGACGGCTTGGCTGGCCATCGCCGCGGCGAATCTGCAAGCGCAAGCGCCCGAATTGATTTTTCACAATGGCAAGATTCTGACCGTGGACAGCAGCTTCTCGACCGCGCAGGCAGTGGCAGTAACCGGCAACAAAATTTCCGCCGTCGGCGCCAACGATGCGGTACTGGCAACCGCTGGTCCGAGCACGCAGAAGATTGACCTGAAGGGTCGCACCATGATCCCCGGCCTGGTCGACACGCATCGCCACATGTATGGCGCGGCGGAATCCTCTTACGGCGGGATGATTCCTCTCGAAGACCATCACCGCTTCCTGATTGACTGGCGCGGCGTGAAGACCAAGGATGACGTGCTGGCGCAGATCAAAGGCCTAATGGAGAAACACAAATTCGCGCCGGGTCGCTGGGTATACTTCACCAATAATGTCCAGTTCACCGGCGGCGGCGGAGAAAGCGGCAATGAAGGCGGCAATCAGCGCCAGAGCGTGCTGACGCCTCTCGAACACGCCAAGATTCTCTACGACCAGTTGAACCAATGGGAGCTCGATAAAGTTACGCCCAACAATCCCGTGCTGCTCTCGCTGGGCATCCCGGACTTCAATGGCTTCCTGCTGAATAAAGTGGCGATGGATTGGGTGATGACCAACCACGCCGACTTCGTGAAGAAGAACGGACGCTTCTGGATCGATCAAGCCGGCCGTCCAGACGGGCATCTGGAGCCGCCCGCCAGCCGCTTGGTGCTGCCTTTCACCTATGATCGCAACCCGGCGCAATTGGCCATCATGTACGAGAAGAACATGTACGAAAACCTGGCCATGGGCATGACCGCCATCGCCACGCGCATGCCCAACGATTCGAAGGCCGCCTACAAATTGCTCGAGAGCCAGGGCAAGCTCCACTGGCGCATCGGCGTGGGCGTCATCGAGGCCTTCGGTAACGGCAAGCCGCTGACCCCGGCGGTGATGAAGGAATATGCCGCGCAGATCGGCAGCGGCACCGACAAGGTGTGGGTTACCGGCGTCGGCCCCACCGCCGTTGACGGCGTCACCAGCCGCGCCTGCACGGACCAGAAACGCACCGGAACGTACACCGCCATCGATAGCTGGTTCCCTGTCGGCCAGTGCCACATGGACGCTGAATATCGCGGATCGCCGAAGCGCGCCTCCGGCATCTCGGAGAACTATTACCGCAATTGGGTGATGGCCAGCGGACGCGACGGCGTGCGCTTCGCCAACGTTCACGTCGCGGGCGATCGCGGCACGGGCCTGCTGCTCAATGCGGTCGAACAGATACAGCAGCAGTACGGCGCGAACGCGACAAAGGACTGGGCGTTTGACCATTGCGACATGGTCAATCCGCGCGACTTCCCGCGCCT
The Acidobacteriota bacterium genome window above contains:
- a CDS encoding glycosyltransferase, producing the protein MKCTDMTVPRVSVITPVYNGADHIAACIASVAASVTCGRIAVEHIIIDDGSTDGTVAAINRAVAALPPPRS